One region of Rana temporaria chromosome 11, aRanTem1.1, whole genome shotgun sequence genomic DNA includes:
- the LOC120917416 gene encoding proline-rich extensin-like protein EPR1, protein MCALKGGTNRAKWQQLQDLNPSINPSINPSIKPSINPSINPLINPPINPPINPPINPPINPPINPPINPPINSPINPSINPSINPLINPSIKPPINPLINPPINPLINPPINPLINPPINPLINPPINPLINPLINPSIKPPINPSINPPINPPINPLINPLINPSIKPSINPPINPPINPLINPSIKPPINPSINPPINPLINPLINPSIKPLINPSINPSINPLINPSIKPSINSPINSPINSPINPPINSPINPLINPSIKPSINPPINPLINPSIKPSINPPINSPINSLINSPINPSIKPSINPPIKLSINPSINPPINPSIKPSINPPFIPLINPSITPSINPPINPSINASIKPSINPPMNSSINPSINPPINPSIKPSINPSINPPINPLINPSIKPSINPPINPPINLPINPSINASIQPSINSPIYPPINSSIDPPIDPPINPSINPHINHSINPSINPPFIPLINPSIKPSINPPINASNKPSINPPINSPINPSINPSINASIKPFINSPINPPINFSIDPPIDPPINPSINPSIDPSINPIIIHSSINLFAYFYFYLLSIFPSI, encoded by the coding sequence ATGTGTGCGCTCAAAGGCGGTACAAACCGAGCAAAATGGCAACAGCTCCAGGACCTCAACCCTTCCATTAACCCTTCCATCAACCCTTCTATTAAACCTTCCATTAACCCTTCCATCAACCCTCTCATCAACCCTCCCATCAACCCTCCCATCAACCCTCCCATCAACCCTCCCATCAACCCTCCCATCAACCCTCCCATCAACCCTCCCATCAACTCTCCCATCAACCCTTCTATTAACCCTTCCATCAACCCTCTCATTAACCCTTCTATTAAACCTCCCATCAACCCTCTCATCAACCCTCCCATCAACCCTCTCATCAACCCTCCCATCAACCCTCTCATCAACCCTCCCATCAACCCTCTCATCAACCCTCCCATCAACCCTCTCATCAACCCTCTCATTAACCCTTCTATTAAACCTCCCATCAACCCTTCCATCAACCCTCCCATCAACCCTCCCATCAACCCTCTCATCAACCCTCTCATCAACCCTTCTATTAAACCTTCCATCAACCCTCCCATCAACCCTCCCATCAACCCTCTCATTAACCCTTCTATTAAACCTCCCATCAACCCTTCCATCAACCCTCCCATCAACCCTCTCATCAACCCTCTCATTAACCCTTCTATTAAACCTCTCATCAACCCTTCCATCAACCCTTCCATCAACCCTCTCATCAACCCTTCTATTAAACCTTCCATCAACTCTCCCATCAACTCTCCCATCAACTCTCCCATCAACCCTCCCATCAACTCTCCCATCAACCCTCTCATTAACCCTTCTATTAAACCTTCCATCAACCCTCCCATCAACCCTCTCATTAACCCTTCTATTAAACCTTCCATCAACCCTCCCATCAACTCTCCCATCAACTCTCTAATCAACTCTCCCATCAACCCTTCTATTAAACCTTCCATCAACCCTCCCATCAAACTTTCCATTAACCCTTCCATCAACCCTCCCATCAACCCTTCTATTAAACCTTCCATCAACCCTCCCTTCATCCCTCTCATTAACCCTTCTATTACACCTTCCATCAACCCTCCCATCAACCCTTCTATCAACGCTTCTATTAAACCTTCCATCAACCCTCCCATGAACTCTTCCATCAACCCTTCTATTAACCCTCCCATTAACCCTTCTATTAAACCTTCCATCAACCCTTCTATTAACCCTCCCATTAACCCTCTCATTAACCCTTCTATTAAACCTTCCATCAACCCTCCCATCAACCCTCCCATTAACCTTCCCATCAACCCTTCCATCAATGCTTCTATTCAACCTTCCATCAACTCTCCCATCTACCCTCCCATCAACTCTTCCATTGACCCTCCCATCGATCCTCCCATCAACCCTTCCATTAACCCTCACATCAACCATTCCATCAACCCTTCCATCAACCCTCCCTTCATCCCTCTCATTAACCCTTCTATTAAACCTTCCATCAACCCTCCCATCAACGCTTCTAATAAACCTTCCATCAACCCTCCCATTAACTCTCCCATCAATCCTTCCATCAACCCTTCCATCAATGCTTCTATTAAACCTTTCATCAACTCTCCCATCAACCCTCCCATCAACTTTTCCATTGACCCTCCCATCGATCCTCCCATCAACCCTTCCATCAACCCTTCCATTGATCCTTCCATCAACCCTATCATCATCCATTCGTCAATTAATTTATttgcttatttttatttctatctattatctatctttcCATCTATCTAA